A region of the Myxococcus stipitatus DSM 14675 genome:
CACACGACGAAGGGCTCGCTGTTCGAGTGCGCGCTCATGAAGTCCGTCAGCTTGCGCGCCTCGTGGAGCTGGTTGACGCCGCAGCCCATCTTGTCCTTGGTGGACCAGAACTCCCGGGCGAAGGGCGTGGGCAGGCTCAGGTGCGTGTTGAAGACGTGGAAGGCGCGCCCGTCCTCGCGGCGCAACAGGCGCATGTGCGCGCAGATGCGGCTCTGCTTGCGGTCCTTCAGCCGCAGCACGTGGTGGTGGGTGATGGACTGGGGCGCGTCCACGTTGTGCTTGTCCACCTGGAGCGTGCGCTTGTTGACGAGCACCGCCAGGCCCGTGGTGTAGAGCGACACGTCGCCCAGCTTGTAGTGGTGCGCGCGGAAGTAGAACGCCTCGTAGGGCATGTCGCGCGACTGGGCGGAGAACGTCTCGTCCATGCGGCCCATGAAGGCCATGAGCTGCGTCTCGCCGGGGCGCTTGGGGCGGTCGGCGATGGTGCTGCGCAGCGACGTCGTCTCCACCTCCTGCAGGCACACGATGTCCGGCAAGGGGTCCAGTGCCGCCAGGGCCGCGGCCACGCGGCGCTTGGGGCCCATGGTGCTGGCCAGCCCCCGGAGCATGTGGCCGAAGTAGCGGACGTTGTACGTGACGATTCGCAACGAAGGGTCGGGCATACGAGGTCCGTGCCCGCGGGCAGGCGGGCACAGGTGGAAGCTACTCACCTCCCGCCGCGCGCGCCCCTCATTCCGTGAGGAGGGGCCTCCGCCGGACAGTCCGTCTCCCCGGGCGCCCGTGTTCCCCCGCTGGCCGCGCCGTGCTTTGCTCCCCGGCTCGGGATGAAGGCGTCCGCCGCCCCCGTCGGAGGGCCAGCGGGCGTGCCAGCGCGCGAAGGGCCGGCGAGGAGCGAGGGGCATCCCCCCAGAGGAGGAACGGCGATGCCGGGTGACGTGAGGAGAAGGGGTTTGCCGCTGGTGCTGCTCCTGGCGGCCTGCGGCGGGTTCGAGCAGGAGGCGTACGACGTGGTGCTGGACGAGGCCGAGGCCCTGGCCGTCCCCTACTCGTGCACGGACAAGACGGGCGAGAAGGACGTGACGACGACGGGCACGGGAGGCCCCTCCGGGTTGGCCCACCACCAGCGCTGGACGGTGCGCGCCGACGAGTTCGGGGCGACCCTCCTGGAGATGCCCGACGTCGTCTTCAAGAACCACCTGGGCACCGACATCGACTTCGACGTGGGGGACGTGGGGCTCGACGTGCTGGAGGGGACGACCTCCACGGAGGGGCCGTTCCAGTACATCAACATCCGCGCCATTCCCTTGGAGGTGGGCACGGGCGTCACCACGTACACGCTGCGCATCTCCATCGACAACGCGTCGCTGGAGGACGACGCCATCCACGGCACCCTCGCCCTGCGCGGCATCAGGGCCGCGGGGCTGGGCTCCGACGCAGAGGAGCAGGAGGTCTGCACCTCCACGCTGCGCTTCACGGGGACCCGCGTGAAGTAGTCGCGGGGCTCGTGCTGTGTCACCGCACGCGCTTCACGCGCACCACGGTGTCCATCAGGTGCTCCAGGGCCTTCTGGGGCTCCTGGCTCAGCCCCGAGTGCACCGGCCCCGTCTGGAGGATGGTGCTGCGTGGGGCCACCAGCCAGTGCCAGCGGTCCTTCTGGGGCAGCTGGCCGATGGGGCCCGTGCCCTTGCCGCCCTCGCTGACGCGGCGGAAGCTCTCCAGGTGGTCCCTCACCGTGTCCAGGTCCGTGTCGGGGGCCAGGGCCTTCAGGCGCGCTTCGTCCAGCTCCACGCGCACGCCCAGGAAGCGCTGCGTGGTGCAGAAGAGGACGACGCCCACGTTGATGAACTCCTCGCGCTCCACGCGGGGCACCACGCGGATGATGGCGTAGTCAAACGAGCTGTGCGCGGGCACGGGCCGCCTCCTCGATGAAGGCCGGCAGGGCCTGGACGCGCTTGAGCAACCACGTGACGTAGGCGGCGCGGTGCGCGTCCACGGTGGGGAAGGGGGACTCGGCCGCGCTGAGCCAGCCCTCCGGGAGGCCCTGCACCGTGGCCTCCACCACCTCGCGCGTGAGCTTGCCGCGCAGCGTGGCCTCGGCCTGCGTCAGCTGGCTGGCCCACGGCAGCAGCACGTGGTCCTTGATGGGCGCGAAGCGGCCCTGGCTGCGCTCCTCCCAGTCCACCCACGCGTGGTGGAAGTAGAGCGACGCCCCATGGTCGATGAGCCACAGCTCCCGGTGCCAGCACAGGAGGTTGGGGTTCTTCGGCGTGCGGTCCACGTTGGTGATGAAGGCGTCGAACGCGACGATGGCGGAGGCCTCCGCGGCCGACGGCGCCGGCCCGGCCACGGGGTCGAACGTCACCGAGCCCGGCAGGTAGTCCAAGGCCAGGTTGAGCCCCTCGCTCGCCTTGATGAGGCCGCGAATCTCGCTGTCCGGCTCGTTGCGCCCCAGCGCCGGGTCCAGCTCCATCAGCACCATCTCCGGCACCCTCAGGCCCGCCGCCCGCGCCAGCTCCGCCGCGATGTACTCCGCGATGAGGGCCTTGGCCCCCTGGCCCGCCCCCCGGAACTTCACGACATACAGCCCCGCGTCCTCCGCCTCGACGATGGCGGGCAGTGAACCCCCCTCGCGCAGGGGCGTCACGTAACGCGTGGCGACAATGGTCCTTGGCATTCGTTGGCTCCCGCGCCGCGCTCTAGCACGGGCCGGTAGTTTTGGGATTTCACCCGCAGTAGAAAATACAGCCCGCGAGAAACTGTGCGTGACGGGGTGCGACAATGGGTGACAGGCCGTTGAATCCGTCCCCCACGGAGCCCCATCCATGACTGTCCACCGCAAGCCGCTGTCGCTCCCGACGTCCACTCCTCGCACCGGCGAGGCCGCCCGTTCCGAGTCGACCGCGCCTTCACGGGGAGTGGCTCGGCCCGGCAAGGGGGGCACGGACGGCTTCGACTCCGGGAAGCTGATGGGCCGGCCCTCCAACTTCGTCGACCGCCCCACGGGCCAGCGGCCGGACCCGAGCGCTCCGGTGCTGCCGGCCACGGCCTTCGCCTTCGGCGGCAACAAGGTGGCGGTGGGCTCGCGGGAGGCCTCCACGCCCGTGACGCTGACGGCGTCCGCCACGCCGAACGCGGCGGTGAAGGACCTGCAGACGCTCACGTCCACGGTGAGCTTCGACAAGGACGTGCCGCTGGAGTCGCTGAAGCTGAACCTGGACCTGGCGCACTCGTACCGGGGCGACCTGGTGGTGAAGCTCACCAGCCCGTCCGGCAAGACGGCGACGGTGTCGGACCGCCAGGGGGGGAACGCGGACGACGTGAAGGGCGCGTTCGACCTGAGCACCGCCTTCAAGGGCGAGTCGGCCAAGGGCACCTGGACGCTGTCGGTGGAGGACAAGGCGCGCGCGGACACGGGCACGCTGAAGAGCTGGGGCCTGGAGGCGTCCGGCAAGGCGCAGGGCCCGGTGGACCCCAAGCCGCGTCCCTCCGGCCCGCCCGTTGTCGCGGTGTTCGATGGCGGTGTGGACTTCAAGCACTCGGACCTGTCCACCGGCATGTGGACCAACCCGAACGAGGTCGCCGGCGACGGGAAGGACAACGACGGCAATGGCGTGGTGGATGACATCCACGGCTACAACGTGGGCTTCAACAGCGGCGACGTGATGAAGGGCGAGGGCACGGACCACGGCACGCATGTCGCCGGCATCATCGCCGCGGACGACAACGGCAAGGGCAACACGGGCATCGCCGCGGGCAAGGCGAAGGTGATGAGCATCGGCGGGCTGTACGACGGGGCCGACCTGCTCACCAACTTCGAGCGGGGCGTGGACTACATCGTCAACATGAAGCAGAACCACGGCGTCAACGTCCGGGCCCTCAACGCCAGCTTCGGCGACGAGTACCGCGACGCGGCCTCGCAGGCGCGCTGGAAGGCCGCCGTGCAGAAGCTGGCGGACGCGGACATCCTGCTCGTGGCGGCCACGGCCAACGGCAACGGCAGCAACCTGAACGACGTGGCGGACATGCCCGCCAACATCGACCTGCCCAACGTCATCACCGTGGCGTCCATGGACAAGCGCAACGACAAGCTGGCGCGCTTCTCCTCACACGGCGACAAGGTGGTGGAGCTGGCCGCGGTGGGCGAGGACGTGCTCTCCACCGTGCCGGGCGGCGACTGGGAGAAGATGAGCGGCACCTCCATGGCCACCCCGACGGTGGCGGGCGCCGCGGCCCTGATGTTCGCCGCGAACCCCGACCTGACGGCCGCCCAGGTGAGGGACTTGCTGGTGAAGACGGTGGAAGTGGACCCCGACCTCAAGGGGAAGGTCAGCACCAGTGGCAAGCTGGACATCGCCGCCGCGGTGAAGGCCGCGAAGGAGACTGTCACCACGCCTCCCACTTCCGTCGCCGGGCGCTAGGCACCCCGCCCGCCCCCTGGCCCGCCTTCGAGCTCCTCCGGGGGCGCGAGGGCCCTGGTCAGGGGGCTTTTTCGGGGCCGATTGAATTGTGCGCAACCCAATCGCGCCCCGCGCATTATTCAGGGCGAAGGCTGGTTGTTCCCCATCCCGAAGGTCTCGAAGGAGAGAAGCCATGGCCCCCGTCACGATTTCGCCCCTGTACACCGCCCAC
Encoded here:
- a CDS encoding endonuclease/exonuclease/phosphatase family protein; translated protein: MPDPSLRIVTYNVRYFGHMLRGLASTMGPKRRVAAALAALDPLPDIVCLQEVETTSLRSTIADRPKRPGETQLMAFMGRMDETFSAQSRDMPYEAFYFRAHHYKLGDVSLYTTGLAVLVNKRTLQVDKHNVDAPQSITHHHVLRLKDRKQSRICAHMRLLRREDGRAFHVFNTHLSLPTPFAREFWSTKDKMGCGVNQLHEARKLTDFMSAHSNSEPFVVCGDFNSPPSSPVFRYLTGDARLTCAQAAVGQIDPTVSRGFPTAGFMHMRMHLDHMFSGAGVRWLDTQETHPFGDLKSRFHGLSDHTPIVARFALDAAPSAG
- a CDS encoding DUF3037 domain-containing protein; the encoded protein is MPAHSSFDYAIIRVVPRVEREEFINVGVVLFCTTQRFLGVRVELDEARLKALAPDTDLDTVRDHLESFRRVSEGGKGTGPIGQLPQKDRWHWLVAPRSTILQTGPVHSGLSQEPQKALEHLMDTVVRVKRVR
- a CDS encoding HipA family kinase; this translates as MPRTIVATRYVTPLREGGSLPAIVEAEDAGLYVVKFRGAGQGAKALIAEYIAAELARAAGLRVPEMVLMELDPALGRNEPDSEIRGLIKASEGLNLALDYLPGSVTFDPVAGPAPSAAEASAIVAFDAFITNVDRTPKNPNLLCWHRELWLIDHGASLYFHHAWVDWEERSQGRFAPIKDHVLLPWASQLTQAEATLRGKLTREVVEATVQGLPEGWLSAAESPFPTVDAHRAAYVTWLLKRVQALPAFIEEAARARAQLV
- a CDS encoding S8 family serine peptidase, translating into MTVHRKPLSLPTSTPRTGEAARSESTAPSRGVARPGKGGTDGFDSGKLMGRPSNFVDRPTGQRPDPSAPVLPATAFAFGGNKVAVGSREASTPVTLTASATPNAAVKDLQTLTSTVSFDKDVPLESLKLNLDLAHSYRGDLVVKLTSPSGKTATVSDRQGGNADDVKGAFDLSTAFKGESAKGTWTLSVEDKARADTGTLKSWGLEASGKAQGPVDPKPRPSGPPVVAVFDGGVDFKHSDLSTGMWTNPNEVAGDGKDNDGNGVVDDIHGYNVGFNSGDVMKGEGTDHGTHVAGIIAADDNGKGNTGIAAGKAKVMSIGGLYDGADLLTNFERGVDYIVNMKQNHGVNVRALNASFGDEYRDAASQARWKAAVQKLADADILLVAATANGNGSNLNDVADMPANIDLPNVITVASMDKRNDKLARFSSHGDKVVELAAVGEDVLSTVPGGDWEKMSGTSMATPTVAGAAALMFAANPDLTAAQVRDLLVKTVEVDPDLKGKVSTSGKLDIAAAVKAAKETVTTPPTSVAGR